In the Arachis ipaensis cultivar K30076 chromosome B10, Araip1.1, whole genome shotgun sequence genome, one interval contains:
- the LOC107622554 gene encoding calcium-transporting ATPase 8, plasma membrane-type isoform X5 has protein sequence MSEYRQYVQFHDTNEKKRNIHLEVIRGGRRIKISIYDIVVGDVIPLNTGDQVPADGILITPHLAIDESSIHGESTVVHKNSRAPFLMSGCKVDDGSGTMLVIGVGINTEWGLQMAISSDDPIEETPLQARLNGVATLFGIVGLSVTAVILTVLLARYFTGHTRNLDGNVQFIAGKTRTVDAIHGAVSIVTIAVTSIVVAVPDSLPLTVNFALAFSLRKLMASKILVRKLFACEMMGSATVICSDKSGTLTMNQMIVVEAYAGGRKIDPPSNGLRISPKLQSLLIEGVAQNTNGNVYLPEGCTGIEISGSPTEKAILHWGVQIGMDFEAARSESSIIHMFPFNAEKKRGGVAIQKADHEIHIHWKGAAEIILARCTWYLDTNDHLMEMNEEKMAFFNQIIEDMAAKSLRCVAIAYRPWKKEDIPVNEEQWAHSSILEDDLILLAIVGIKDPCRPGIKTTVQLCQNAGVKVIMFTGDNINTAKAIALECGILSSFDNAIEPCVIEGREFRALTDEQREEIAEKIVVMGRSSPNDKLLLVEALRKRGHIVAVIGDGTNDAPALYKADVGLAMGIQGSQIAKESSDIILMDDNFASILKVVKWGRCIYANLRKFIQFNLTISVTALLINVVTTLSSGDIPLNAVQLLWVNLIMDTLGALALATEQPTNLLMNLPPVGRRLRILENSNTSLVLRWLNLKSGEPLISNTMWRNILIQVVYQVSVLLALNFQGSIPGFTHDATDHGIKLKKTLIFDAFVLCQIFNEFNARKLDEFNIFKGVTRNYLFMGIIGLTVVLQFIIVEFLGKFTSTVRLNWKQWFICVIIGFISWPLGCFGKLIPVPHTPINNKFRRILHGRTQMQSGQSTTGERPYSKLVICCYLIVNLFSRFQRRRTSTHQVLYCSAVTCFVYYQDFQINR, from the exons ATGAGTGAATACAGGCAGTATGTTCAATTTCACGACACaaatgaaaagaagagaaatatACACCTAGAG GTGATTAGAGGCGGGAGAAGGATTAAGATCTCAATTTATGATATTGTCGTTGGCGATGTTATACCCCTTAATACTGGTGACCAG GTCCCAGCTGATGGAATTCTAATCACTCCTCACCTTGCAATTGATGAATCAAGCATTCATGGGGAGAGCACAGTT GTTCATAAAAATTCTAGGGCCCCTTTCTTGATGTCTGGATGTAAAGTTGACGATGGTAGTGGCACTATGCTG GTAATAGGTGTTGGCATTAATACTGAGTGGGGTTTACAAATGGCTATTTCTTCAGATGACCCAATTGAAGAAACACCTTTGCAG GCTCGTCTAAATGGTGTAGCCACCTTGTTTGGTATTGTTGGTCTCTCTGTCACAGCCGTTATTCTGACGGTACTGCTGGCCAG ATACTTCACTGGCCATACCAGAAACTTAGATGGGAATGTTCAATTTATAGCGGGCAAGACTAGAACTGTTGATGCTATACATGGAGCAGTTAGCATAGTAACAATTGCG GTCACCAGTATAGTGGTTGCAGTACCTGACAGCCTCCCATTAACAGTCAACTTCGC GTTAGCCTTCTCATTAAGGAAACTGATGGCATCTAAGATTTTG GTGAGGAAGCTTTTTGCTTGCGAGATGATGGGCTCTGCCACAGTTATTTGTAGTGACAAGAGTGGCACATTGACTATGAATCAG ATGATTGTGGTTGAGGCATATGCTGGTGGTAGAAAAATTGATCCTCCTAGCAACGGGTTAAGAATCTCTCCCAAGCTCCAATCGTTGCTCATTGAAGGTGTTGCACAAAACACTAATGGCAATGTTTACTTACCTGAG gGTTGCACTGGTATTGAGATTTCTGGATCACCAACAGAAAAGGCAATTTTACATTGGGGAGTACAG ATTGGGATGGATTTCGAGGCTGCCAGATCAGAGTCTTCAATTATTCACATGTTTCCTTTCAATGCAGAGAAAAAACGTGGCGGAGTTGCAATACAGAAG GCTGACCATGAAATCCACATACATTGGAAAGGTGCTGCTGAGATAATTCTTGCTCGTTGTACATGGTACTTGGATACAAATGACCATTTGATGGAGATGAATGAAGAGAAG ATGGCATTTTTCAATCAAATTATTGAAGACATGGCTGCTAAAAGTCTTCGTTGTGTTGCTATTGCATATCGACCATGGAAAAAGGAGGACATTCCAGTCAATGAAGAACAATGGGCTCACTCGTCTATACTAGAAGATGATCTTATTTTGCTTGCTATTGTTGGTATAAAG GATCCTTGTCGACCTGGAATAAAAACTACAGTGCAGCTTTGCCAAAATGCTGGGGTTAAG GTGATAATGTTCACTGGTGACAACATCAATACTGCCAAAGCAATTGCTTTGGAATGTGGAATACTATCTTCCTTTGATAATGCTATAGAACCATGTGTCATTGAGGGAAGAGAATTCCGTGCCTTAACAGATGAACAAAGAGAAGAGATAGCTGAAAAAATAGTT GTTATGGGACGTTCAAGTCCTAATGACAAGTTATTACTTGTGGAAGCGCTCAGAAAGAGGGGACATATTGTTGCTGTAATTGGGGATGGAACAAATGATGCTCCGGCACTATATAAG GCCGATGTAGGTCTTGCAATGGGTATACAGGGCTCACAAATTGCAAAAGAAAGCTCTGATATCATACTTATGGATGACAACTTTGCTTCAATTTTGAAG GTTGTGAAATGGGGTCGATGTATATATGCTAACCTACGGAAATTTATCCAATTTAATCTTACAATAAGTGTGACAGCTCTTCTTATAAATGTTGTTACTACACTCTCTTCTGGTGATATCCCACTAAATGCTGTGCAG CTTCTGTGGGTAAATCTTATCATGGATACTCTAGGAGCACTAGCATTGGCAACTGAACAACCAACGAATCTCCTGATGAATCTACCTCCAGTAGGCCGAAG ACTAAGGATTTTGGAAAATTCAAATACTTCCTTGGTATTAAGGTGGCTCAACCTAAAAAGTGG AGAACCGTTAATCTCAAATACTATGTGGAGGAACATATTGATACAG GTAGTATATCAGGTGTCTGTCTTGCTCGCTCTAAACTTTCAAGGTAGCATTCCGGGTTTCACACATGATGCAACTGATCATGGGATTAAATTGAAGAAAACATTGATCTTCGATGCATTTGTACTATGTCAG ATCTTCAATGAATTTAATGCAAGGAAGCTAGATGAATTCAACATATTTAAAGGAGTCACGAGAAACTACCTCTTTATGGGAATAATAGGCTTGACAGTTGTGCTTCAG TTTATCATCGTTGAATTCCTCGGAAAATTCACTTCCACAGTCAGGCTTAATTGGAAGCAGTGGTTCATCTGTGTCATTATTGGCTTTATTAG TTGGCCTCTTGGTTGTTTTGGGAAATTGATACCAGTGCCACACACTCCCatcaataataaatttagaagaatTCTTCATGGAAGAACTCAAATGCAAAGTGGTCAGAGTACAACAGGAGAAAGACCGTACTCAAAACTAGTTATATGTTGCTATTTGATTGTAAATTTATTTTCAAGATTTCAACGTCGAAGAACATCAACGCACCAGGTTCTATACTGTAGTGCAGTCACATGTTTTGTTTATTATCAAGATTTTCAAATCAACCGTTAA
- the LOC107622554 gene encoding calcium-transporting ATPase 8, plasma membrane-type isoform X1, whose translation MSETTTPPPTTSDFGIGQEQLISLSTEQSSAALELYGGVVGISNLLNTSLEKGIHGDEADLLRRRRAFGSNNYPRRRGKGFLIFVWEACKDPTLLILLVSAAILLALGIKSKGVKEGWYDGGSIAFAAFIVIVVTAMSEYRQYVQFHDTNEKKRNIHLEVIRGGRRIKISIYDIVVGDVIPLNTGDQVPADGILITPHLAIDESSIHGESTVVHKNSRAPFLMSGCKVDDGSGTMLVIGVGINTEWGLQMAISSDDPIEETPLQARLNGVATLFGIVGLSVTAVILTVLLARYFTGHTRNLDGNVQFIAGKTRTVDAIHGAVSIVTIAVTSIVVAVPDSLPLTVNFALAFSLRKLMASKILVRKLFACEMMGSATVICSDKSGTLTMNQMIVVEAYAGGRKIDPPSNGLRISPKLQSLLIEGVAQNTNGNVYLPEGCTGIEISGSPTEKAILHWGVQIGMDFEAARSESSIIHMFPFNAEKKRGGVAIQKADHEIHIHWKGAAEIILARCTWYLDTNDHLMEMNEEKMAFFNQIIEDMAAKSLRCVAIAYRPWKKEDIPVNEEQWAHSSILEDDLILLAIVGIKDPCRPGIKTTVQLCQNAGVKVIMFTGDNINTAKAIALECGILSSFDNAIEPCVIEGREFRALTDEQREEIAEKIVVMGRSSPNDKLLLVEALRKRGHIVAVIGDGTNDAPALYKADVGLAMGIQGSQIAKESSDIILMDDNFASILKVVKWGRCIYANLRKFIQFNLTISVTALLINVVTTLSSGDIPLNAVQLLWVNLIMDTLGALALATEQPTNLLMNLPPVGRRLRILENSNTSLVLRWLNLKSGEPLISNTMWRNILIQVVYQVSVLLALNFQGSIPGFTHDATDHGIKLKKTLIFDAFVLCQIFNEFNARKLDEFNIFKGVTRNYLFMGIIGLTVVLQFIIVEFLGKFTSTVRLNWKQWFICVIIGFISWPLGCFGKLIPVPHTPINNKFRRILHGRTQMQSGQSTTGERPYSKLVICCYLIVNLFSRFQRRRTSTHQVLYCSAVTCFVYYQDFQINR comes from the exons AAACCACAACTCCTCCTCCAACCACTAGCGACTTTGGAATTGGACAAGAACAACTGATTTCGTTATCAACAGAGCAAAGTAGTGCTGCTCTCGAGCTCTATGGAGGG GTTGTAGGGATATCGAATTTGCTGAATACCAGTTTAGAGAAGGGAATTCATGGTGATGAGGCTGATTTATTAAGACGAAGAAGGGCTTTCGGTTCTAACAATTATCCTCGAAGGAGAGGAAAAGGTTTTCTG ATATTTGTATGGGAAGCTTGCAAAGATCCTACCTTGCTTATTTTACTGGTATCTGCAGCGATTTTATTGGCATTAGGGATAAAGTCTAAG GGTGTCAAGGAAGGATGGTACGATGGGGGAAGCATAGCTTTTGCTGCTTTTATTGTCATTGTAGTTACAg CCATGAGTGAATACAGGCAGTATGTTCAATTTCACGACACaaatgaaaagaagagaaatatACACCTAGAG GTGATTAGAGGCGGGAGAAGGATTAAGATCTCAATTTATGATATTGTCGTTGGCGATGTTATACCCCTTAATACTGGTGACCAG GTCCCAGCTGATGGAATTCTAATCACTCCTCACCTTGCAATTGATGAATCAAGCATTCATGGGGAGAGCACAGTT GTTCATAAAAATTCTAGGGCCCCTTTCTTGATGTCTGGATGTAAAGTTGACGATGGTAGTGGCACTATGCTG GTAATAGGTGTTGGCATTAATACTGAGTGGGGTTTACAAATGGCTATTTCTTCAGATGACCCAATTGAAGAAACACCTTTGCAG GCTCGTCTAAATGGTGTAGCCACCTTGTTTGGTATTGTTGGTCTCTCTGTCACAGCCGTTATTCTGACGGTACTGCTGGCCAG ATACTTCACTGGCCATACCAGAAACTTAGATGGGAATGTTCAATTTATAGCGGGCAAGACTAGAACTGTTGATGCTATACATGGAGCAGTTAGCATAGTAACAATTGCG GTCACCAGTATAGTGGTTGCAGTACCTGACAGCCTCCCATTAACAGTCAACTTCGC GTTAGCCTTCTCATTAAGGAAACTGATGGCATCTAAGATTTTG GTGAGGAAGCTTTTTGCTTGCGAGATGATGGGCTCTGCCACAGTTATTTGTAGTGACAAGAGTGGCACATTGACTATGAATCAG ATGATTGTGGTTGAGGCATATGCTGGTGGTAGAAAAATTGATCCTCCTAGCAACGGGTTAAGAATCTCTCCCAAGCTCCAATCGTTGCTCATTGAAGGTGTTGCACAAAACACTAATGGCAATGTTTACTTACCTGAG gGTTGCACTGGTATTGAGATTTCTGGATCACCAACAGAAAAGGCAATTTTACATTGGGGAGTACAG ATTGGGATGGATTTCGAGGCTGCCAGATCAGAGTCTTCAATTATTCACATGTTTCCTTTCAATGCAGAGAAAAAACGTGGCGGAGTTGCAATACAGAAG GCTGACCATGAAATCCACATACATTGGAAAGGTGCTGCTGAGATAATTCTTGCTCGTTGTACATGGTACTTGGATACAAATGACCATTTGATGGAGATGAATGAAGAGAAG ATGGCATTTTTCAATCAAATTATTGAAGACATGGCTGCTAAAAGTCTTCGTTGTGTTGCTATTGCATATCGACCATGGAAAAAGGAGGACATTCCAGTCAATGAAGAACAATGGGCTCACTCGTCTATACTAGAAGATGATCTTATTTTGCTTGCTATTGTTGGTATAAAG GATCCTTGTCGACCTGGAATAAAAACTACAGTGCAGCTTTGCCAAAATGCTGGGGTTAAG GTGATAATGTTCACTGGTGACAACATCAATACTGCCAAAGCAATTGCTTTGGAATGTGGAATACTATCTTCCTTTGATAATGCTATAGAACCATGTGTCATTGAGGGAAGAGAATTCCGTGCCTTAACAGATGAACAAAGAGAAGAGATAGCTGAAAAAATAGTT GTTATGGGACGTTCAAGTCCTAATGACAAGTTATTACTTGTGGAAGCGCTCAGAAAGAGGGGACATATTGTTGCTGTAATTGGGGATGGAACAAATGATGCTCCGGCACTATATAAG GCCGATGTAGGTCTTGCAATGGGTATACAGGGCTCACAAATTGCAAAAGAAAGCTCTGATATCATACTTATGGATGACAACTTTGCTTCAATTTTGAAG GTTGTGAAATGGGGTCGATGTATATATGCTAACCTACGGAAATTTATCCAATTTAATCTTACAATAAGTGTGACAGCTCTTCTTATAAATGTTGTTACTACACTCTCTTCTGGTGATATCCCACTAAATGCTGTGCAG CTTCTGTGGGTAAATCTTATCATGGATACTCTAGGAGCACTAGCATTGGCAACTGAACAACCAACGAATCTCCTGATGAATCTACCTCCAGTAGGCCGAAG ACTAAGGATTTTGGAAAATTCAAATACTTCCTTGGTATTAAGGTGGCTCAACCTAAAAAGTGG AGAACCGTTAATCTCAAATACTATGTGGAGGAACATATTGATACAG GTAGTATATCAGGTGTCTGTCTTGCTCGCTCTAAACTTTCAAGGTAGCATTCCGGGTTTCACACATGATGCAACTGATCATGGGATTAAATTGAAGAAAACATTGATCTTCGATGCATTTGTACTATGTCAG ATCTTCAATGAATTTAATGCAAGGAAGCTAGATGAATTCAACATATTTAAAGGAGTCACGAGAAACTACCTCTTTATGGGAATAATAGGCTTGACAGTTGTGCTTCAG TTTATCATCGTTGAATTCCTCGGAAAATTCACTTCCACAGTCAGGCTTAATTGGAAGCAGTGGTTCATCTGTGTCATTATTGGCTTTATTAG TTGGCCTCTTGGTTGTTTTGGGAAATTGATACCAGTGCCACACACTCCCatcaataataaatttagaagaatTCTTCATGGAAGAACTCAAATGCAAAGTGGTCAGAGTACAACAGGAGAAAGACCGTACTCAAAACTAGTTATATGTTGCTATTTGATTGTAAATTTATTTTCAAGATTTCAACGTCGAAGAACATCAACGCACCAGGTTCTATACTGTAGTGCAGTCACATGTTTTGTTTATTATCAAGATTTTCAAATCAACCGTTAA
- the LOC107622554 gene encoding calcium-transporting ATPase 8, plasma membrane-type isoform X2, protein MSETTTPPPTTSDFGIGQEQLISLSTEQSSAALELYGGVVGISNLLNTSLEKGIHGDEADLLRRRRAFGSNNYPRRRGKGFLIFVWEACKDPTLLILLVSAAILLALGIKSKGVKEGWYDGGSIAFAAFIVIVVTAMSEYRQYVQFHDTNEKKRNIHLEVIRGGRRIKISIYDIVVGDVIPLNTGDQVPADGILITPHLAIDESSIHGESTVVHKNSRAPFLMSGCKVDDGSGTMLVIGVGINTEWGLQMAISSDDPIEETPLQARLNGVATLFGIVGLSVTAVILTVLLARYFTGHTRNLDGNVQFIAGKTRTVDAIHGAVSIVTIAVTSIVVAVPDSLPLTVNFALAFSLRKLMASKILVRKLFACEMMGSATVICSDKSGTLTMNQMIVVEAYAGGRKIDPPSNGLRISPKLQSLLIEGVAQNTNGNVYLPEGCTGIEISGSPTEKAILHWGVQIGMDFEAARSESSIIHMFPFNAEKKRGGVAIQKADHEIHIHWKGAAEIILARCTWYLDTNDHLMEMNEEKMAFFNQIIEDMAAKSLRCVAIAYRPWKKEDIPVNEEQWAHSSILEDDLILLAIVGIKDPCRPGIKTTVQLCQNAGVKVIMFTGDNINTAKAIALECGILSSFDNAIEPCVIEGREFRALTDEQREEIAEKIVVMGRSSPNDKLLLVEALRKRGHIVAVIGDGTNDAPALYKGSQIAKESSDIILMDDNFASILKVVKWGRCIYANLRKFIQFNLTISVTALLINVVTTLSSGDIPLNAVQLLWVNLIMDTLGALALATEQPTNLLMNLPPVGRRLRILENSNTSLVLRWLNLKSGEPLISNTMWRNILIQVVYQVSVLLALNFQGSIPGFTHDATDHGIKLKKTLIFDAFVLCQIFNEFNARKLDEFNIFKGVTRNYLFMGIIGLTVVLQFIIVEFLGKFTSTVRLNWKQWFICVIIGFISWPLGCFGKLIPVPHTPINNKFRRILHGRTQMQSGQSTTGERPYSKLVICCYLIVNLFSRFQRRRTSTHQVLYCSAVTCFVYYQDFQINR, encoded by the exons AAACCACAACTCCTCCTCCAACCACTAGCGACTTTGGAATTGGACAAGAACAACTGATTTCGTTATCAACAGAGCAAAGTAGTGCTGCTCTCGAGCTCTATGGAGGG GTTGTAGGGATATCGAATTTGCTGAATACCAGTTTAGAGAAGGGAATTCATGGTGATGAGGCTGATTTATTAAGACGAAGAAGGGCTTTCGGTTCTAACAATTATCCTCGAAGGAGAGGAAAAGGTTTTCTG ATATTTGTATGGGAAGCTTGCAAAGATCCTACCTTGCTTATTTTACTGGTATCTGCAGCGATTTTATTGGCATTAGGGATAAAGTCTAAG GGTGTCAAGGAAGGATGGTACGATGGGGGAAGCATAGCTTTTGCTGCTTTTATTGTCATTGTAGTTACAg CCATGAGTGAATACAGGCAGTATGTTCAATTTCACGACACaaatgaaaagaagagaaatatACACCTAGAG GTGATTAGAGGCGGGAGAAGGATTAAGATCTCAATTTATGATATTGTCGTTGGCGATGTTATACCCCTTAATACTGGTGACCAG GTCCCAGCTGATGGAATTCTAATCACTCCTCACCTTGCAATTGATGAATCAAGCATTCATGGGGAGAGCACAGTT GTTCATAAAAATTCTAGGGCCCCTTTCTTGATGTCTGGATGTAAAGTTGACGATGGTAGTGGCACTATGCTG GTAATAGGTGTTGGCATTAATACTGAGTGGGGTTTACAAATGGCTATTTCTTCAGATGACCCAATTGAAGAAACACCTTTGCAG GCTCGTCTAAATGGTGTAGCCACCTTGTTTGGTATTGTTGGTCTCTCTGTCACAGCCGTTATTCTGACGGTACTGCTGGCCAG ATACTTCACTGGCCATACCAGAAACTTAGATGGGAATGTTCAATTTATAGCGGGCAAGACTAGAACTGTTGATGCTATACATGGAGCAGTTAGCATAGTAACAATTGCG GTCACCAGTATAGTGGTTGCAGTACCTGACAGCCTCCCATTAACAGTCAACTTCGC GTTAGCCTTCTCATTAAGGAAACTGATGGCATCTAAGATTTTG GTGAGGAAGCTTTTTGCTTGCGAGATGATGGGCTCTGCCACAGTTATTTGTAGTGACAAGAGTGGCACATTGACTATGAATCAG ATGATTGTGGTTGAGGCATATGCTGGTGGTAGAAAAATTGATCCTCCTAGCAACGGGTTAAGAATCTCTCCCAAGCTCCAATCGTTGCTCATTGAAGGTGTTGCACAAAACACTAATGGCAATGTTTACTTACCTGAG gGTTGCACTGGTATTGAGATTTCTGGATCACCAACAGAAAAGGCAATTTTACATTGGGGAGTACAG ATTGGGATGGATTTCGAGGCTGCCAGATCAGAGTCTTCAATTATTCACATGTTTCCTTTCAATGCAGAGAAAAAACGTGGCGGAGTTGCAATACAGAAG GCTGACCATGAAATCCACATACATTGGAAAGGTGCTGCTGAGATAATTCTTGCTCGTTGTACATGGTACTTGGATACAAATGACCATTTGATGGAGATGAATGAAGAGAAG ATGGCATTTTTCAATCAAATTATTGAAGACATGGCTGCTAAAAGTCTTCGTTGTGTTGCTATTGCATATCGACCATGGAAAAAGGAGGACATTCCAGTCAATGAAGAACAATGGGCTCACTCGTCTATACTAGAAGATGATCTTATTTTGCTTGCTATTGTTGGTATAAAG GATCCTTGTCGACCTGGAATAAAAACTACAGTGCAGCTTTGCCAAAATGCTGGGGTTAAG GTGATAATGTTCACTGGTGACAACATCAATACTGCCAAAGCAATTGCTTTGGAATGTGGAATACTATCTTCCTTTGATAATGCTATAGAACCATGTGTCATTGAGGGAAGAGAATTCCGTGCCTTAACAGATGAACAAAGAGAAGAGATAGCTGAAAAAATAGTT GTTATGGGACGTTCAAGTCCTAATGACAAGTTATTACTTGTGGAAGCGCTCAGAAAGAGGGGACATATTGTTGCTGTAATTGGGGATGGAACAAATGATGCTCCGGCACTATATAAG GGCTCACAAATTGCAAAAGAAAGCTCTGATATCATACTTATGGATGACAACTTTGCTTCAATTTTGAAG GTTGTGAAATGGGGTCGATGTATATATGCTAACCTACGGAAATTTATCCAATTTAATCTTACAATAAGTGTGACAGCTCTTCTTATAAATGTTGTTACTACACTCTCTTCTGGTGATATCCCACTAAATGCTGTGCAG CTTCTGTGGGTAAATCTTATCATGGATACTCTAGGAGCACTAGCATTGGCAACTGAACAACCAACGAATCTCCTGATGAATCTACCTCCAGTAGGCCGAAG ACTAAGGATTTTGGAAAATTCAAATACTTCCTTGGTATTAAGGTGGCTCAACCTAAAAAGTGG AGAACCGTTAATCTCAAATACTATGTGGAGGAACATATTGATACAG GTAGTATATCAGGTGTCTGTCTTGCTCGCTCTAAACTTTCAAGGTAGCATTCCGGGTTTCACACATGATGCAACTGATCATGGGATTAAATTGAAGAAAACATTGATCTTCGATGCATTTGTACTATGTCAG ATCTTCAATGAATTTAATGCAAGGAAGCTAGATGAATTCAACATATTTAAAGGAGTCACGAGAAACTACCTCTTTATGGGAATAATAGGCTTGACAGTTGTGCTTCAG TTTATCATCGTTGAATTCCTCGGAAAATTCACTTCCACAGTCAGGCTTAATTGGAAGCAGTGGTTCATCTGTGTCATTATTGGCTTTATTAG TTGGCCTCTTGGTTGTTTTGGGAAATTGATACCAGTGCCACACACTCCCatcaataataaatttagaagaatTCTTCATGGAAGAACTCAAATGCAAAGTGGTCAGAGTACAACAGGAGAAAGACCGTACTCAAAACTAGTTATATGTTGCTATTTGATTGTAAATTTATTTTCAAGATTTCAACGTCGAAGAACATCAACGCACCAGGTTCTATACTGTAGTGCAGTCACATGTTTTGTTTATTATCAAGATTTTCAAATCAACCGTTAA